From one Anabas testudineus chromosome 18, fAnaTes1.2, whole genome shotgun sequence genomic stretch:
- the LOC113168537 gene encoding myelin-oligodendrocyte glycoprotein-like, which yields MLHVKNRQNLNFHFDVLVVSVFHTVVFFTLICSCGAQPQLIGSSQPIVAVVGDDIILPCHLQPAEDASDLTVEWTRPDLDPRFVHVLHDGEELQSLQHPSYRERTSLFTDELKNGNISLKLSKVKPADEGKYRCFIPEITRDSTVQLVVDDLFNIPSSSSSVAVTVGVSLTVCIVFLLLFVLFLWKKTNIISKS from the exons ATGCTTCATGTGAAGAACAGACAGAACCTTAACTTCCATTTTGATGTCCTCGTGGTTTCTGTTTTCCACACTGTTGTCTTCTTTACTCTGATCTGCTCATGTGGAG CTCAGCCTCAGCTGATTGGTTCATCTCAGCCAATAGTGGCAGTAGTTggtgatgacatcattttaCCATGCCACCTCCAACCTGCTGAAGATGCTTCAGACTTGACTGTGGAGTGGACGAGACCTGACCTGGACCCCAGATTTGTCCACGTGTTGCATGACGGGGAAGAACTACAGAGTTTACAACATCCGTCATACAGAGAAAGAACATCTctgttcactgatgaactgaagaacggaaacatttcactgaaactttCCAAAGTGAAACCTGCTGATGAGGGAAAATACAGATGTTTCATTCCAGAAATAACTCGAGACTCTACTGTTCAACTTGTTGTTG atgatTTGTTCAACATCCCGTCCAGTTCCAGTTCTGTTGCTGTCACTGTTGGTGTTAGTTTGACTGTTTGCATcgtgtttcttcttttatttgttttgtttctttggaagaaaacaaatattattagtAAGTCATAG